In Parus major isolate Abel chromosome 1, Parus_major1.1, whole genome shotgun sequence, the following proteins share a genomic window:
- the THSD1 gene encoding thrombospondin type-1 domain-containing protein 1 isoform X1: MKQMLKDFSNLLLVVLCDYVLGEVEYLLLEHPDHVAFSNDTVSVEYQYYSGGNVTAEHVSILLLDASTSEIIARKQLPANQSQGTVVFECYHFKSAGDFLFRMVSPSDNSSATQWSRSSMSTLRVEWPVFHIDLNRSSEVLGNSLKVGLFTNEQLCAMNKTVVSLDVIFTSTLYEFRRVSSDETLGIRTSKGFPLSRSQWVEFDCPPIGQEIYITVLLKSLETHSIIASIGPVDLLHKFGYRLVVAAEDTCKTLVQVFVISPPCTSINGKIVVYKEALKHPSQRTTWLYENILHPGDNRTEFNCTLFDVGKNKYCFDLLHFSNRSYFPARVKECILIQRNIETWSRWQPWSPCSVTCGDGIRERFRECLTSSPAKPGCAGSPRETSLCSLEECVSVQPPTPPSVQPGEDQKANNIVTITGISLCLFIIFATVLITLWRKLCRAQKCSTAVRRNSVHSPGFRKNSDEENICQGNKQRDSFAEGGDAPVNIPLTYRRSLQFAQEDDASGSENFQPNAQKIIPPIFSYRLAQQQLKEMKKKGLTETTKVYHVSQNPLTDTVLGATMMLPLSGENQEEAAANKFQIKSPFLEQPASQPKFLGEGSHSRLDFPFSQANPAMNPTQTLVRRGHFKHQDNRVDLPERGCHRNSQFRRTASFHETKKARPFRERSMSTLTPRQTPLYNSRTRTWDQGLEDRIRPKSRNTNPACEKLDQPHSTVLACEPQGHGTKTHHRAGPPVRKLDLITDRQPAGQEKAAEKPEPSRSKRGPSPNPKGVWRKETGPNGKDNSQRGLSVSPAQYRRDKCQSFPLDPEFAFYDNSTFGLTEAEQQMIDLPGYFGSNEEDETSTLSIEKLVI; this comes from the exons ATGAAACAGATGTTGAAAGATTTTTCAAATCTGTTGTTAGTAGTGCTCTGTGACTACG ttctcgGCGAAGTGGAGTATCTCCTGTTGGAGCACCCGGATCATGTAGCCTTCAGCAATGACACAGTGTCTGTGGAATATCAGTACTACAGTGGTGGTAATGTGACAGCAGAGCATGTGTCCATCCTTTTGCTGGATGCCAGCACCAGTGAGATAATTGCAAGAAAACAGCTTCCAGCAAATCAGTCCCAGGGGACGGTGGTGTTTGAGTGTTACCATTTCAAGAGTGCTGGTGATTTCTTGTTCAGAATGGTCTCTCCCAGTGACAACAGCAGTGCTACCCAgtggagcagaagcagcatgTCCACCCTCCGTGTGGAATGGCCTGTATTTCACATTGATTTGAACAGGAGTTCAGAGGTGCTTGGGAACTCCCTTAAGGTTGGACTTTTTACAAATGAGCAGTTATGTGCCATGAACAAGACTGTGGTTTCACTGGATGTAATATTCACCAGCACCCTTTATGAATTCAGAAGAGTAAGCTCTGATGAAACTCTGGGCATTAGAACTAGCAAAGGATTCCCCCTGTCTAGGTCCCAGTGGGTAGAGTTTGATTGCCCACCCATTGGTCAAGAAATATACATCACTGTGTTACTGAAATCATTAGAAACACATTCCATCATCGCCTCCATAGGACCTGTAGATCTCCTCCACAAATTTGGATACAGACTGGTTGTGGCAGCAGAAGACACATGCAAAACTTTGGTTCAGGTCTTCGTAATATCTCCACCGTGCACTTCTATCAATGGAAAAATCGTTGTTTATAAAGAGGCTCTCAAGCATCCGAGTCAAAGAACAACTTGGCTGTATGAAAACATCCTTCACCCAGGAGACAACAGAACAGAATTTAACTGCACTTTGTTTGATGTGGGGAAGAACAAATACTGCTTTGACCTCCTCCACTTCTCAAACCGAAGCTATTTTCCAGCAAGAGTTAAGGAGTGTATTCTGATCCAAAGGAATATAG AAACGTGGAGCCGGTGGCAGCCCTGGAGCCCGTGCAGTGTCACCTGTGGGGACGGCATCCGGGAGCGCTTCCGAGAGTGCCTCACCTCCTCGCCGGCAAAACCAGGCTGCGCGGGATCACCGAGGGAGACTTCCCTGTGCTCGCTGGaggagtgtgtgt CTGTCCAGCCTCCCACCCCACCTTCTGTTCAGCCAGGAGAGGACCAGAAAGCAAATAATATAGTTACCATCACAGGAATCTCACTGTGTTTGTTCATCATCTTTGCCACTGTTCTTATCACCCTCTGGaggaagctctgcagagctcagaaatgCAGCACCGCTGTTCGACGGAACTCTGTCCATTCCCCTGGCTTCCGGAAAAACTCTGACGAGGAGAACATCTGCCAAGGCAACAAGCAACGGGACAGCTTTGCTGAAGGGGGAGACGCCCCTGTCAACATTCCCCTAACTTACAGGCGAAGCCTCCAATTTGCCCAAGAAGATGATGCCTCTGGAAGTGAAAACTTTCAGCCAAATGCCCAAAAAATAATCCCTCCAATTTTCAGCTACcgcctggcacagcagcagctgaaagagatgaagaagaaaggcCTGACAGAGACCACTAAGGTGTACCACGTCTCTCAGAATCCTCTCACGGACACGGTTCTTGGTGCCACCATGATGCTTCCCCTGAGCGGGGAAAACcaagaggaggcagcagcaaacaAATTTCAGATCAAATCTCCATTTCTGGAACAGCCAGCCAGTCAGCCCAAGTTCCTGGGAGAAGGCTCTCACTCTAGGCTGGATTTTCCATTCTCACAGGCCAATCCTGCAATGAACCCTACCCAAACCTTGGTCAGAAGAGGTCATTTCAAGCACCAGGATAACAGGGTGGACTTGCCTGAGAGGGGCTGTCATAGAAACTCACAGTTCAGAAGAACAGCCAGTTTCCATGAAACTAAAAAGGCCAGGCCTTTCAGAGAGAGAAGCATGTCCACTCTCACACCCCGACAGACTCCTCTCTACAACTCCAGGACCAGGACATGGGACCAGGGTCTGGAGGACAGGATACGGCCAAAATCAAGAAACACTAATCCGGCTTGTGAAAAGCTGGATCAGCCCCACAGCACTGTACTGGCGTGTGAACCACAGGGCCATGGCACAAAGACCCACCACAGGGCAGGGCCCCCAGTGAGGAAGCTGGACCTGATCACAGACCGCCAGCCTGCTGGTCAGGAGAAGGCAGCTGAGAAGCCTGAGCCCAGCCGAAGTAAGAGGGGCCCTTCACCTAACCCCAAAGGTGTGTGGCGGAAAGAAACAGGCCCAAATGGCAAAGATAATTCCCAGAGAGGCCTAAGTGTCAGCCCTGCCCAGTATCGAAGGGACAAGTGCCAGAGCTTCCCCTTGGACCCTGAGTTTGCCTTTTATGACAATTCTACTTTTGGCTTAAcggaggcagagcagcagatgaTTGACCTCCCTGGGTATTTTGGCTCAAATGAAGAGGATGAAACAAGTACTCTGAGCATTGAGAAGCTGGTGATCTGA
- the THSD1 gene encoding thrombospondin type-1 domain-containing protein 1 isoform X2 — protein sequence MKQMLKDFSNLLLVVLCDYVLGEVEYLLLEHPDHVAFSNDTVSVEYQYYSGGNVTAEHVSILLLDASTSEIIARKQLPANQSQGTVVFECYHFKSAGDFLFRMVSPSDNSSATQWSRSSMSTLRVEWPVFHIDLNRSSEVLGNSLKVGLFTNEQLCAMNKTVVSLDVIFTSTLYEFRRVSSDETLGIRTSKGFPLSRSQWVEFDCPPIGQEIYITVLLKSLETHSIIASIGPVDLLHKFGYRLVVAAEDTCKTLVQVFVISPPCTSINGKIVVYKEALKHPSQRTTWLYENILHPGDNRTEFNCTLFDVGKNKYCFDLLHFSNRSYFPARVKECILIQRNIAVQPPTPPSVQPGEDQKANNIVTITGISLCLFIIFATVLITLWRKLCRAQKCSTAVRRNSVHSPGFRKNSDEENICQGNKQRDSFAEGGDAPVNIPLTYRRSLQFAQEDDASGSENFQPNAQKIIPPIFSYRLAQQQLKEMKKKGLTETTKVYHVSQNPLTDTVLGATMMLPLSGENQEEAAANKFQIKSPFLEQPASQPKFLGEGSHSRLDFPFSQANPAMNPTQTLVRRGHFKHQDNRVDLPERGCHRNSQFRRTASFHETKKARPFRERSMSTLTPRQTPLYNSRTRTWDQGLEDRIRPKSRNTNPACEKLDQPHSTVLACEPQGHGTKTHHRAGPPVRKLDLITDRQPAGQEKAAEKPEPSRSKRGPSPNPKGVWRKETGPNGKDNSQRGLSVSPAQYRRDKCQSFPLDPEFAFYDNSTFGLTEAEQQMIDLPGYFGSNEEDETSTLSIEKLVI from the exons ATGAAACAGATGTTGAAAGATTTTTCAAATCTGTTGTTAGTAGTGCTCTGTGACTACG ttctcgGCGAAGTGGAGTATCTCCTGTTGGAGCACCCGGATCATGTAGCCTTCAGCAATGACACAGTGTCTGTGGAATATCAGTACTACAGTGGTGGTAATGTGACAGCAGAGCATGTGTCCATCCTTTTGCTGGATGCCAGCACCAGTGAGATAATTGCAAGAAAACAGCTTCCAGCAAATCAGTCCCAGGGGACGGTGGTGTTTGAGTGTTACCATTTCAAGAGTGCTGGTGATTTCTTGTTCAGAATGGTCTCTCCCAGTGACAACAGCAGTGCTACCCAgtggagcagaagcagcatgTCCACCCTCCGTGTGGAATGGCCTGTATTTCACATTGATTTGAACAGGAGTTCAGAGGTGCTTGGGAACTCCCTTAAGGTTGGACTTTTTACAAATGAGCAGTTATGTGCCATGAACAAGACTGTGGTTTCACTGGATGTAATATTCACCAGCACCCTTTATGAATTCAGAAGAGTAAGCTCTGATGAAACTCTGGGCATTAGAACTAGCAAAGGATTCCCCCTGTCTAGGTCCCAGTGGGTAGAGTTTGATTGCCCACCCATTGGTCAAGAAATATACATCACTGTGTTACTGAAATCATTAGAAACACATTCCATCATCGCCTCCATAGGACCTGTAGATCTCCTCCACAAATTTGGATACAGACTGGTTGTGGCAGCAGAAGACACATGCAAAACTTTGGTTCAGGTCTTCGTAATATCTCCACCGTGCACTTCTATCAATGGAAAAATCGTTGTTTATAAAGAGGCTCTCAAGCATCCGAGTCAAAGAACAACTTGGCTGTATGAAAACATCCTTCACCCAGGAGACAACAGAACAGAATTTAACTGCACTTTGTTTGATGTGGGGAAGAACAAATACTGCTTTGACCTCCTCCACTTCTCAAACCGAAGCTATTTTCCAGCAAGAGTTAAGGAGTGTATTCTGATCCAAAGGAATATAG CTGTCCAGCCTCCCACCCCACCTTCTGTTCAGCCAGGAGAGGACCAGAAAGCAAATAATATAGTTACCATCACAGGAATCTCACTGTGTTTGTTCATCATCTTTGCCACTGTTCTTATCACCCTCTGGaggaagctctgcagagctcagaaatgCAGCACCGCTGTTCGACGGAACTCTGTCCATTCCCCTGGCTTCCGGAAAAACTCTGACGAGGAGAACATCTGCCAAGGCAACAAGCAACGGGACAGCTTTGCTGAAGGGGGAGACGCCCCTGTCAACATTCCCCTAACTTACAGGCGAAGCCTCCAATTTGCCCAAGAAGATGATGCCTCTGGAAGTGAAAACTTTCAGCCAAATGCCCAAAAAATAATCCCTCCAATTTTCAGCTACcgcctggcacagcagcagctgaaagagatgaagaagaaaggcCTGACAGAGACCACTAAGGTGTACCACGTCTCTCAGAATCCTCTCACGGACACGGTTCTTGGTGCCACCATGATGCTTCCCCTGAGCGGGGAAAACcaagaggaggcagcagcaaacaAATTTCAGATCAAATCTCCATTTCTGGAACAGCCAGCCAGTCAGCCCAAGTTCCTGGGAGAAGGCTCTCACTCTAGGCTGGATTTTCCATTCTCACAGGCCAATCCTGCAATGAACCCTACCCAAACCTTGGTCAGAAGAGGTCATTTCAAGCACCAGGATAACAGGGTGGACTTGCCTGAGAGGGGCTGTCATAGAAACTCACAGTTCAGAAGAACAGCCAGTTTCCATGAAACTAAAAAGGCCAGGCCTTTCAGAGAGAGAAGCATGTCCACTCTCACACCCCGACAGACTCCTCTCTACAACTCCAGGACCAGGACATGGGACCAGGGTCTGGAGGACAGGATACGGCCAAAATCAAGAAACACTAATCCGGCTTGTGAAAAGCTGGATCAGCCCCACAGCACTGTACTGGCGTGTGAACCACAGGGCCATGGCACAAAGACCCACCACAGGGCAGGGCCCCCAGTGAGGAAGCTGGACCTGATCACAGACCGCCAGCCTGCTGGTCAGGAGAAGGCAGCTGAGAAGCCTGAGCCCAGCCGAAGTAAGAGGGGCCCTTCACCTAACCCCAAAGGTGTGTGGCGGAAAGAAACAGGCCCAAATGGCAAAGATAATTCCCAGAGAGGCCTAAGTGTCAGCCCTGCCCAGTATCGAAGGGACAAGTGCCAGAGCTTCCCCTTGGACCCTGAGTTTGCCTTTTATGACAATTCTACTTTTGGCTTAAcggaggcagagcagcagatgaTTGACCTCCCTGGGTATTTTGGCTCAAATGAAGAGGATGAAACAAGTACTCTGAGCATTGAGAAGCTGGTGATCTGA
- the THSD1 gene encoding thrombospondin type-1 domain-containing protein 1 isoform X3, with amino-acid sequence MVSPSDNSSATQWSRSSMSTLRVEWPVFHIDLNRSSEVLGNSLKVGLFTNEQLCAMNKTVVSLDVIFTSTLYEFRRVSSDETLGIRTSKGFPLSRSQWVEFDCPPIGQEIYITVLLKSLETHSIIASIGPVDLLHKFGYRLVVAAEDTCKTLVQVFVISPPCTSINGKIVVYKEALKHPSQRTTWLYENILHPGDNRTEFNCTLFDVGKNKYCFDLLHFSNRSYFPARVKECILIQRNIETWSRWQPWSPCSVTCGDGIRERFRECLTSSPAKPGCAGSPRETSLCSLEECVSVQPPTPPSVQPGEDQKANNIVTITGISLCLFIIFATVLITLWRKLCRAQKCSTAVRRNSVHSPGFRKNSDEENICQGNKQRDSFAEGGDAPVNIPLTYRRSLQFAQEDDASGSENFQPNAQKIIPPIFSYRLAQQQLKEMKKKGLTETTKVYHVSQNPLTDTVLGATMMLPLSGENQEEAAANKFQIKSPFLEQPASQPKFLGEGSHSRLDFPFSQANPAMNPTQTLVRRGHFKHQDNRVDLPERGCHRNSQFRRTASFHETKKARPFRERSMSTLTPRQTPLYNSRTRTWDQGLEDRIRPKSRNTNPACEKLDQPHSTVLACEPQGHGTKTHHRAGPPVRKLDLITDRQPAGQEKAAEKPEPSRSKRGPSPNPKGVWRKETGPNGKDNSQRGLSVSPAQYRRDKCQSFPLDPEFAFYDNSTFGLTEAEQQMIDLPGYFGSNEEDETSTLSIEKLVI; translated from the exons ATGGTCTCTCCCAGTGACAACAGCAGTGCTACCCAgtggagcagaagcagcatgTCCACCCTCCGTGTGGAATGGCCTGTATTTCACATTGATTTGAACAGGAGTTCAGAGGTGCTTGGGAACTCCCTTAAGGTTGGACTTTTTACAAATGAGCAGTTATGTGCCATGAACAAGACTGTGGTTTCACTGGATGTAATATTCACCAGCACCCTTTATGAATTCAGAAGAGTAAGCTCTGATGAAACTCTGGGCATTAGAACTAGCAAAGGATTCCCCCTGTCTAGGTCCCAGTGGGTAGAGTTTGATTGCCCACCCATTGGTCAAGAAATATACATCACTGTGTTACTGAAATCATTAGAAACACATTCCATCATCGCCTCCATAGGACCTGTAGATCTCCTCCACAAATTTGGATACAGACTGGTTGTGGCAGCAGAAGACACATGCAAAACTTTGGTTCAGGTCTTCGTAATATCTCCACCGTGCACTTCTATCAATGGAAAAATCGTTGTTTATAAAGAGGCTCTCAAGCATCCGAGTCAAAGAACAACTTGGCTGTATGAAAACATCCTTCACCCAGGAGACAACAGAACAGAATTTAACTGCACTTTGTTTGATGTGGGGAAGAACAAATACTGCTTTGACCTCCTCCACTTCTCAAACCGAAGCTATTTTCCAGCAAGAGTTAAGGAGTGTATTCTGATCCAAAGGAATATAG AAACGTGGAGCCGGTGGCAGCCCTGGAGCCCGTGCAGTGTCACCTGTGGGGACGGCATCCGGGAGCGCTTCCGAGAGTGCCTCACCTCCTCGCCGGCAAAACCAGGCTGCGCGGGATCACCGAGGGAGACTTCCCTGTGCTCGCTGGaggagtgtgtgt CTGTCCAGCCTCCCACCCCACCTTCTGTTCAGCCAGGAGAGGACCAGAAAGCAAATAATATAGTTACCATCACAGGAATCTCACTGTGTTTGTTCATCATCTTTGCCACTGTTCTTATCACCCTCTGGaggaagctctgcagagctcagaaatgCAGCACCGCTGTTCGACGGAACTCTGTCCATTCCCCTGGCTTCCGGAAAAACTCTGACGAGGAGAACATCTGCCAAGGCAACAAGCAACGGGACAGCTTTGCTGAAGGGGGAGACGCCCCTGTCAACATTCCCCTAACTTACAGGCGAAGCCTCCAATTTGCCCAAGAAGATGATGCCTCTGGAAGTGAAAACTTTCAGCCAAATGCCCAAAAAATAATCCCTCCAATTTTCAGCTACcgcctggcacagcagcagctgaaagagatgaagaagaaaggcCTGACAGAGACCACTAAGGTGTACCACGTCTCTCAGAATCCTCTCACGGACACGGTTCTTGGTGCCACCATGATGCTTCCCCTGAGCGGGGAAAACcaagaggaggcagcagcaaacaAATTTCAGATCAAATCTCCATTTCTGGAACAGCCAGCCAGTCAGCCCAAGTTCCTGGGAGAAGGCTCTCACTCTAGGCTGGATTTTCCATTCTCACAGGCCAATCCTGCAATGAACCCTACCCAAACCTTGGTCAGAAGAGGTCATTTCAAGCACCAGGATAACAGGGTGGACTTGCCTGAGAGGGGCTGTCATAGAAACTCACAGTTCAGAAGAACAGCCAGTTTCCATGAAACTAAAAAGGCCAGGCCTTTCAGAGAGAGAAGCATGTCCACTCTCACACCCCGACAGACTCCTCTCTACAACTCCAGGACCAGGACATGGGACCAGGGTCTGGAGGACAGGATACGGCCAAAATCAAGAAACACTAATCCGGCTTGTGAAAAGCTGGATCAGCCCCACAGCACTGTACTGGCGTGTGAACCACAGGGCCATGGCACAAAGACCCACCACAGGGCAGGGCCCCCAGTGAGGAAGCTGGACCTGATCACAGACCGCCAGCCTGCTGGTCAGGAGAAGGCAGCTGAGAAGCCTGAGCCCAGCCGAAGTAAGAGGGGCCCTTCACCTAACCCCAAAGGTGTGTGGCGGAAAGAAACAGGCCCAAATGGCAAAGATAATTCCCAGAGAGGCCTAAGTGTCAGCCCTGCCCAGTATCGAAGGGACAAGTGCCAGAGCTTCCCCTTGGACCCTGAGTTTGCCTTTTATGACAATTCTACTTTTGGCTTAAcggaggcagagcagcagatgaTTGACCTCCCTGGGTATTTTGGCTCAAATGAAGAGGATGAAACAAGTACTCTGAGCATTGAGAAGCTGGTGATCTGA